In a genomic window of Bradyrhizobium sp. LLZ17:
- a CDS encoding ABC transporter ATP-binding protein: MGQITLQDVQKSFGPVHIIKGADLEIEDGSFVVFVGPSGCGKTTLLRLIAGLEDVSGGKILIDGKNVVDTPPAKRGLSMVFQSYALYPHMSVRGNIGFGLKMAGLAKDEINRKVEAAAATLNLTPYLDRKPRELSGGQRQRVAIGRAIVREPKAFLFDEPLSNLDAALRVQMRIEVTRLQKQLGTTAIYVTHDQVEAMTMADKIVVLNGGKIEQYGSPLDLYEKPANLFVAGFIGSPKMNLVTGDPATQQGAITIGVRPEHLKIERDGAGGWLGTIAVAEHLGSDTFLYVDAGPLGMLTARYIGELSLHAGDRVSLVPDPARIHRFDASGNAIRG; encoded by the coding sequence ATGGGTCAGATTACACTTCAGGACGTGCAAAAGTCCTTCGGCCCCGTGCACATCATCAAGGGCGCCGATCTCGAGATCGAGGACGGCTCCTTTGTGGTGTTCGTCGGGCCGTCCGGCTGCGGCAAGACCACGTTGTTGCGGCTGATCGCCGGGCTTGAGGACGTCTCCGGCGGCAAGATCTTGATCGACGGCAAGAACGTCGTCGACACACCGCCCGCCAAGCGCGGCCTGTCGATGGTGTTCCAGTCCTACGCGCTTTATCCGCATATGAGCGTGCGCGGCAATATCGGCTTCGGTCTGAAGATGGCGGGGCTCGCCAAGGACGAGATCAACCGCAAGGTCGAGGCGGCGGCCGCGACGCTGAACCTCACGCCCTATCTCGACCGCAAGCCGCGCGAGCTCTCCGGCGGCCAGCGCCAGCGCGTCGCGATCGGGCGCGCCATCGTCCGCGAGCCCAAGGCGTTCCTGTTCGACGAGCCGCTGTCGAACCTCGATGCGGCCTTGCGCGTGCAGATGCGCATCGAGGTGACGCGGCTGCAGAAGCAGCTCGGCACCACCGCGATCTACGTCACCCATGATCAGGTCGAAGCCATGACCATGGCCGACAAGATCGTCGTGCTCAACGGCGGCAAGATCGAGCAGTACGGCTCGCCGCTGGATCTGTACGAAAAGCCCGCGAATCTGTTCGTCGCCGGCTTCATCGGCTCGCCGAAGATGAATCTGGTGACGGGCGACCCAGCCACGCAGCAGGGCGCGATCACCATCGGCGTGCGGCCGGAACATCTCAAGATCGAGCGCGACGGCGCCGGCGGTTGGCTCGGCACGATTGCGGTCGCCGAGCATCTCGGCAGCGACACCTTCCTCTATGTCGATGCCGGGCCGCTCGGCATGCTGACGGCGCGCTACATCGGCGAACTGAGCCTGCATGCCGGCGACCGAGTGTCGCTGGTGCCGGACCCCGCGCGCATCCATCGCTTCGACGCGAGCGGCAACGCCATTCGGGGCTGA
- a CDS encoding SDR family NAD(P)-dependent oxidoreductase has translation MYLEKFKLTGKTAFITGGGQGIGLACAEALAEAGARVVIGDRDSKMADSAKASLKAKGYDVETAIMDVTDTKRVAEVANDLVARHGKVDILVNNAGIARSETPAETVTDEHWLNVIDVNLNGTFWCCREFGKHMLKAKSGAIVNIGSMSGFIVNKPQEQAFYNASKAGVHHLTKSLAAEWGARGIRVNAVAPTYIETPLNAFVKSNAKMYDAWIGGTPMGRMGQVDEIASVVLFLASEAASLMTGSIVLVDGGYTCW, from the coding sequence ATGTACCTGGAAAAATTCAAGCTGACCGGCAAGACCGCGTTCATCACCGGCGGTGGGCAGGGCATTGGGCTGGCCTGCGCGGAGGCGCTGGCCGAAGCGGGCGCCAGGGTCGTGATCGGCGACCGCGACAGCAAGATGGCCGACAGCGCCAAGGCCAGCCTGAAGGCGAAAGGCTATGACGTTGAAACTGCGATCATGGACGTCACCGACACCAAGCGCGTGGCGGAAGTCGCCAACGACCTCGTCGCCCGCCATGGCAAGGTCGATATCCTCGTCAACAATGCCGGCATCGCCCGCAGCGAGACGCCGGCGGAGACCGTGACGGACGAGCACTGGCTCAACGTCATCGACGTCAATCTCAACGGCACGTTCTGGTGCTGCCGCGAGTTCGGCAAGCACATGCTCAAGGCCAAAAGCGGCGCCATCGTCAATATCGGCTCGATGTCGGGCTTCATCGTCAACAAGCCGCAGGAGCAGGCGTTCTACAATGCTTCCAAGGCCGGCGTGCACCATTTGACCAAGTCGCTGGCCGCCGAATGGGGCGCGCGCGGCATCCGCGTCAACGCGGTGGCGCCGACCTATATCGAGACGCCGCTCAACGCCTTCGTCAAGAGCAACGCCAAAATGTACGACGCCTGGATCGGTGGAACCCCAATGGGGCGGATGGGGCAGGTCGACGAGATCGCCTCCGTCGTCCTGTTCCTGGCCTCCGAGGCCGCGAGCCTGATGACCGGCAGCATCGTGCTGGTGGATGGCGGCTACACTTGCTGGTAG